A stretch of the Armatimonadota bacterium genome encodes the following:
- a CDS encoding class I tRNA ligase family protein, translating to MFEEQGGLPDQGQLESAVLGFWRERGIFAKLRARNRGGARFSFLDGPITANNPMGVHHAWGRTLKDLLQRFWAMRGRDQRYQNGFDCQGLWVEVEVERELGFTNKRDIEAYGVAEFVARCKERVDRFCDAITEESLRLGCWMDWKNSYRTDSEANNYAIWHFLKKCHQRGLVYPGTDVMPWCPRCGTGLSQQELQEGYREVVHPGVVVRLPLARHPNESLLVWTTTPWTLTANVACAVNADLKYAKVRQGEDVYYLAASRAPAVMQAEQSWVIERELTGEALVGLCYLGPFDNLPQARAAVPAHRVLPWREVSEAEGTGIVHVAPGCGKEDYDLGREHGLPTVAPIDEHGRFQAGAGPFTGMQASEAAEAVLEALRQRGLLYRVDDYQHRYPHCWRCGTEVLFRLVDEWFIAMDPWREEIMRLAEEVRWVPEYGRDVELDWLRNMRDWMISKKRYSIVQPFL from the coding sequence ATGTTCGAGGAACAGGGAGGCTTGCCGGATCAAGGACAACTCGAAAGCGCGGTGCTGGGATTCTGGCGGGAGCGCGGCATCTTCGCCAAGCTCCGAGCACGCAACCGTGGAGGCGCCCGCTTCTCCTTCCTGGATGGCCCAATCACGGCGAACAATCCCATGGGAGTGCATCACGCCTGGGGGCGCACGCTCAAGGACCTACTCCAACGTTTCTGGGCGATGCGGGGCCGAGATCAACGCTATCAGAATGGCTTTGACTGCCAGGGCCTGTGGGTCGAGGTGGAGGTTGAGCGGGAGCTTGGATTCACCAACAAGCGCGACATTGAGGCCTACGGAGTCGCCGAGTTCGTCGCTCGGTGCAAGGAGCGAGTGGATCGCTTCTGCGATGCGATAACCGAGGAGTCGCTTCGCCTTGGCTGCTGGATGGACTGGAAGAACTCGTATCGCACCGACTCTGAAGCGAACAACTACGCCATCTGGCATTTCCTGAAGAAATGCCACCAGCGCGGCCTGGTCTATCCGGGAACCGATGTCATGCCCTGGTGTCCCCGCTGTGGCACTGGACTCTCTCAGCAGGAACTCCAGGAGGGCTATCGAGAGGTCGTGCATCCCGGCGTGGTGGTCAGATTGCCTTTGGCAAGACACCCAAATGAATCCCTGCTGGTGTGGACGACGACCCCTTGGACCTTGACTGCCAACGTCGCATGCGCCGTCAATGCCGACCTGAAGTACGCAAAGGTGCGCCAAGGCGAGGACGTTTACTACCTCGCCGCGAGTCGCGCTCCTGCGGTCATGCAGGCAGAGCAATCGTGGGTGATCGAGCGCGAGCTGACGGGCGAAGCCCTGGTCGGACTGTGCTACCTCGGTCCATTCGATAATCTCCCCCAGGCGCGGGCGGCGGTTCCTGCGCATCGGGTGCTGCCCTGGCGCGAGGTTTCTGAGGCTGAAGGGACCGGAATTGTCCACGTCGCGCCCGGCTGCGGCAAAGAGGACTATGACCTGGGCCGCGAACACGGTCTGCCGACGGTGGCCCCGATCGACGAGCATGGGCGGTTCCAGGCAGGGGCTGGTCCCTTTACCGGCATGCAGGCCTCGGAGGCCGCCGAGGCGGTGCTGGAGGCATTACGGCAGCGCGGGCTTCTTTATCGAGTCGATGACTATCAGCACCGCTACCCCCACTGTTGGCGATGTGGCACCGAAGTTCTATTTCGCCTTGTGGACGAATGGTTCATCGCCATGGACCCCTGGCGCGAGGAGATCATGCGACTGGCCGAGGAGGTGAGGTGGGTTCCTGAGTACGGGCGCGACGTCGAGCTCGATTGGCTGCGGAACATGCGGGACTGGATGATCTCCAAGAAGCGCTATTCTATAGTTCAGCCATTTTTGTAG